The Montipora capricornis isolate CH-2021 chromosome 1, ASM3666992v2, whole genome shotgun sequence genome contains a region encoding:
- the LOC138013789 gene encoding uncharacterized protein, producing the protein MDDGSERPIAFTSCTLRKAEGNYSQINKEALAIEYKNTIQHGNADGLSRLPLEEARDKETVDPVEIFQVSQMQVLPVSADMIRQATQRDPILSHVMEHTKQGWPAVYEKELDPFYRKKEELTIQDGCLMWGSRVLIPPKHQNKNWMNSMMATLEWPK; encoded by the exons ATGGATGATGGCTCAGAAAGACCCATAGCGTTCACATCATGCACCCTGAGAAAAGCAGAAGGGAATTACTCCCAGATCAACAAGGAGGCTCTAGC TATTGAGTACAAGAACACTATCCAGCATGGAAACGCAGATGGATTATCACGCCTACCTTTAGAAGAAGCACGCGACAAGGAGACAGTTGACCCAGTGGAGATTTTTCAAGTGTCACAGATGCAAGTGTTGCCAGTAAGTGCAGATATGATTCGCCAAGCCACCCAGAGAGATCCGATTTTGTCACATGTGATGGAACACACCAAGCAAGGCTGGCCAGCAGTCTACGAGAAGGAGCTTGATCCATTCTACAGGAAGAAGGAAGAGCTCACCATACAAGATGGTTGCCTGATGTGGGGTTCACGGGTACTAATCCcaccaaaacaccaaaacaagaATTGGATGAACTCCATGATGGCCACCTTGGAGTGGCCAAAATGA